A part of Streptomyces sp. NBC_00557 genomic DNA contains:
- the qcrB gene encoding cytochrome bc1 complex cytochrome b subunit: MRDPARTEGESAVAVSEERPSEGGERRGERLVSALDRRLPVASAGKEFLRKAFPDHWSFLLGELALYSLLVLVLTGVWLTFFFHPDMTERPYTGSYLPLRGTMTSEAYASVLHISFDVRGGLLIRQMHHWAALVFVAAIGVHLLRIFLTGAFRRPREVNWTVGVTLFMFSLLEGFCGYSLPDDLLSGTGLRTAQGIVLSIPVVGSYLSFFVFGGQYPGHEIIPRLYVTHILLVPGLLLALVGAHLTFVVVHKHTQWAKPGHTNRNVIGKPLVPQYATKSAGLFFILTGVLALMAALFQVNPIWAFGPYRADHVSLDSQPDWYVGYLEGALRLMPAWETDFAGHTIVWDVFLPGVALPAVLFLILYAYPFFERWLTGPLPEQHLCDRPRNQPTRTALGAAAVAAYGVLLMAGGQDVLAYKFDLPAELITRSLRTALFVLPFVTYHATKRACLGLQAADRQRLLDGGATGEVRRTAGGGYEEAHTLLSREEAYRILVRATPRPRAEGTEAWRWFHRHRLRNALSRWYFGKSVEMPATAWEKRRVEFVRAAPGEVPEGGDES; the protein is encoded by the coding sequence GTGAGGGATCCGGCACGGACGGAAGGCGAGAGCGCGGTGGCGGTGTCCGAGGAACGGCCGTCGGAGGGGGGCGAGAGGCGCGGTGAGCGCCTGGTGTCCGCGCTGGACCGGCGGCTGCCCGTCGCCTCGGCCGGCAAGGAGTTCCTGCGCAAGGCGTTCCCGGACCACTGGTCGTTCCTGCTGGGCGAGCTGGCGCTGTACAGCCTGCTGGTGCTGGTGCTCACCGGGGTGTGGCTGACGTTCTTCTTCCACCCGGACATGACGGAACGGCCGTACACCGGCTCGTACCTGCCGCTGCGCGGCACGATGACGTCCGAGGCGTACGCGTCGGTGCTGCACATCAGCTTCGACGTGCGCGGCGGACTGCTGATACGGCAGATGCACCACTGGGCGGCGCTGGTGTTCGTCGCGGCGATCGGCGTGCACCTGCTGCGGATCTTCCTCACCGGGGCGTTCCGGCGGCCGCGGGAGGTCAACTGGACCGTCGGCGTGACGCTGTTCATGTTCTCCCTGCTGGAGGGCTTCTGCGGGTACTCGCTCCCGGACGACCTGCTCTCGGGCACCGGCCTGCGCACCGCCCAGGGCATCGTGCTGTCGATCCCGGTCGTGGGCAGCTATCTGTCGTTCTTCGTCTTCGGCGGCCAGTACCCGGGGCACGAGATCATCCCGCGGCTGTACGTGACCCACATCCTGCTGGTGCCGGGTCTGCTGCTGGCGCTCGTCGGGGCGCATCTGACGTTCGTCGTGGTGCACAAGCACACCCAGTGGGCGAAGCCCGGCCACACCAACCGGAACGTGATCGGCAAACCGCTGGTCCCCCAGTACGCGACGAAGTCCGCGGGCCTGTTCTTCATCCTGACGGGCGTCCTCGCCCTGATGGCGGCCCTGTTCCAGGTCAACCCGATCTGGGCCTTCGGGCCCTACCGCGCGGACCACGTGTCGCTGGACTCCCAGCCCGACTGGTACGTGGGCTATCTGGAGGGCGCACTCAGGCTGATGCCGGCCTGGGAGACGGACTTCGCCGGGCACACGATCGTCTGGGACGTGTTCCTGCCGGGCGTGGCGCTGCCCGCGGTGCTGTTCCTGATCCTGTACGCCTATCCGTTCTTCGAGCGCTGGCTCACCGGGCCGCTGCCCGAGCAGCACCTGTGCGACCGGCCGCGCAACCAGCCGACGCGCACCGCGCTGGGTGCGGCGGCCGTCGCGGCGTACGGGGTGCTGCTGATGGCCGGGGGACAGGACGTGCTGGCCTACAAGTTCGACCTGCCGGCCGAGCTGATCACCCGCTCCCTGCGCACCGCCCTGTTCGTGCTGCCGTTCGTGACGTACCACGCCACCAAGCGGGCCTGCCTCGGTCTGCAGGCCGCCGACCGGCAGCGGCTGCTGGACGGCGGGGCGACGGGGGAGGTGCGGCGCACGGCGGGCGGCGGCTACGAGGAGGCCCACACCCTGCTCTCCCGCGAGGAGGCCTACCGCATCCTCGTGCGCGCCACGCCCCGCCCGCGCGCGGAGGGCACGGAGGCCTGGCGCTGGTTCCACCGGCACCGGCTGCGCAACGCCCTCAGCCGCTGGTACTTCGGCAAGAGCGTGGAGATGCCGGCGACCGCCTGGGAGAAACGCCGGGTGGAGTTCGTGCGGGCCGCGCCGGGCGAGGTACCCGAGGGGGGCGACGAGTCGTGA
- a CDS encoding thiamine pyrophosphate-dependent enzyme yields the protein MVNVSEGVAARLRAWGAERVYGVPGPETDPLAAALCGGPDAPWFVQARGAESAALMACADAKLTGRLGCCLAPAGAAALRLLGGLWDAAADRTPVLAVVGEEAAARPTGGRIVRHLAELSVFCEEVSGPELMGDALDRAARAALTDRGVASLAVPRRVLEATAPDGPGRAVPVGAAPPVRIPDEGDLRRAAETLDGAGRPAVVVGNAGRAASGQATGVASLLGAGVATTALARDVLPDDLPYLTGVAGPLGSEAAAALLRECGTLLLVGAEDLDPALLPSEDACRIVSVDPGPADCPLDRARPAVRLTGDVVAALEALIPLLHRAADRTWRSRVEDAVRTWRDEGHTRANRYFGTSVNPRSVVAELSERLPERAVVVTDSGTALDWWTRHLRLRNGMRSLLSGRLGMPGAAVPYAVAARFAAPDRPVVALVGDGAFQAGGLNELITVRRHLDRLAELPPLVFCVLNNGDLNRLTWRRRSAAGDPLIPLSAEVPAMPYAEWARLAGLPAVRCDRPRHVASVWADVLRRPGPAVVEFVVDGEIPPDWARGRGSGQAGRTARRKTPGSLLSSR from the coding sequence GTGGTGAACGTGTCGGAGGGTGTCGCGGCCCGGCTGCGGGCGTGGGGCGCCGAGCGGGTGTACGGCGTGCCGGGACCGGAGACCGATCCGCTGGCCGCCGCCCTGTGCGGCGGGCCCGACGCGCCGTGGTTCGTCCAGGCGCGCGGCGCGGAGTCCGCCGCCCTCATGGCGTGCGCCGACGCCAAGCTCACCGGCCGCCTCGGCTGCTGCCTCGCCCCGGCCGGCGCGGCGGCGCTCCGGCTGCTGGGCGGACTCTGGGACGCGGCGGCGGACCGGACCCCGGTGCTCGCCGTGGTCGGCGAGGAAGCGGCCGCCCGGCCGACGGGGGGCCGGATCGTGCGCCATCTGGCGGAGCTGTCGGTGTTCTGCGAGGAGGTCTCCGGGCCGGAGCTCATGGGCGACGCCCTGGACCGGGCCGCACGGGCCGCGCTCACCGACCGGGGCGTGGCGAGCCTCGCCGTCCCGCGCCGCGTCCTCGAGGCGACGGCGCCCGACGGGCCGGGCCGCGCGGTACCCGTCGGCGCGGCCCCGCCGGTGCGCATCCCGGACGAAGGGGACCTCCGGCGCGCCGCCGAGACGCTCGACGGCGCCGGGAGGCCGGCGGTGGTCGTGGGCAACGCCGGGCGCGCCGCCTCCGGTCAGGCCACGGGCGTGGCCTCCCTCCTCGGCGCCGGTGTCGCCACGACGGCGCTGGCCCGCGACGTCCTGCCCGACGACCTGCCGTACCTGACGGGCGTGGCCGGCCCCCTCGGCAGTGAGGCGGCTGCCGCACTGCTGCGGGAGTGCGGCACGCTGCTGCTCGTCGGCGCGGAGGACCTGGACCCCGCGCTGCTTCCCTCCGAGGACGCATGCCGGATCGTCAGCGTCGACCCCGGACCGGCCGACTGCCCCCTGGACCGGGCCCGTCCGGCCGTGCGGCTGACCGGCGACGTCGTCGCCGCCCTGGAAGCGCTCATCCCGCTGCTGCACCGCGCCGCCGACCGGACGTGGCGCTCCCGGGTCGAGGACGCGGTACGGACCTGGCGGGACGAGGGGCACACGCGGGCGAACCGCTATTTCGGTACGTCCGTCAACCCGCGCTCCGTCGTCGCCGAGCTGTCCGAGCGGCTGCCCGAACGGGCCGTCGTCGTCACCGACTCCGGGACCGCCCTGGACTGGTGGACCCGGCATCTGCGGCTCCGCAACGGCATGCGCTCCCTGCTGTCCGGCCGGCTCGGAATGCCGGGCGCCGCCGTCCCCTACGCCGTGGCCGCCCGGTTCGCCGCCCCCGACCGGCCGGTCGTCGCCCTCGTCGGCGACGGTGCGTTCCAGGCCGGCGGGCTGAACGAGCTGATCACCGTCCGCCGGCATCTGGACCGGCTGGCGGAGCTGCCCCCGCTGGTCTTCTGCGTGCTGAACAACGGCGATCTGAACCGGCTGACCTGGCGGCGCCGTTCGGCGGCCGGGGATCCGCTGATCCCGCTGTCGGCCGAGGTCCCCGCCATGCCGTACGCCGAGTGGGCGCGGCTCGCGGGCCTGCCGGCCGTGCGCTGCGACCGGCCCCGGCACGTCGCCTCCGTCTGGGCCGACGTGCTGCGCCGACCCGGCCCGGCGGTGGTGGAGTTCGTGGTGGACGGCGAGATCCCGCCGGACTGGGCCCGGGGCCGGGGATCCGGCCAGGCGGGGAGGACGGCGCGCAGGAAGACGCCCGGTTCCCTCCTGTCGTCGCGGTAG
- a CDS encoding ATP-binding protein — MTAGTHTTTRARPAPLRYSRTWDSAAAGIADARDAVADLLSRVRPAPGKRSVQDAQLVVSELVTNVAKHAPGPCAVRLELPPDAAVLRIAVADTSPDPPLRRPPDPRRVGGHGLHLVTMLSDALEVTRLSYGKRVTATVPLTAE; from the coding sequence ATGACGGCCGGGACGCACACGACGACGCGGGCACGGCCCGCGCCCCTGCGCTACAGCCGTACCTGGGACTCCGCCGCGGCCGGCATCGCCGACGCCAGGGATGCCGTCGCCGACCTGCTCTCCCGGGTGCGCCCTGCTCCGGGGAAGCGCTCGGTGCAGGACGCCCAGCTCGTCGTCAGCGAACTCGTCACCAACGTGGCCAAGCACGCCCCCGGGCCGTGCGCCGTGCGCCTGGAGCTGCCGCCCGACGCCGCCGTGCTGCGCATCGCGGTGGCGGACACCTCCCCCGACCCGCCGCTGCGGCGCCCTCCCGATCCGCGCCGGGTCGGCGGCCACGGCCTGCATCTCGTCACGATGCTGTCCGACGCCCTGGAGGTGACACGGCTGTCGTACGGCAAGCGGGTCACCGCCACGGTGCCGCTCACCGCCGAGTGA
- a CDS encoding CsbD family protein, with protein MAGNQKAKAKAEQAKGKAKEAVGRAVGNERMEAEGRMKGAEGDARQAKEKAKDTFKH; from the coding sequence ATGGCTGGCAACCAGAAGGCGAAGGCCAAGGCGGAGCAGGCCAAGGGGAAGGCCAAGGAGGCCGTGGGCCGCGCCGTCGGCAACGAGCGGATGGAGGCCGAGGGCCGGATGAAGGGCGCGGAGGGAGACGCCCGGCAGGCCAAGGAGAAGGCCAAGGACACCTTCAAGCACTGA
- a CDS encoding MarR family winged helix-turn-helix transcriptional regulator, which translates to MDTVALAAALRLAMGRIVRRLRQAHAVGDVTLSGVSVLARLARTGPDSPGALAELERVRPQAMASTLAGLEQRGLVRRTPDTADGRRAIVSITDEGRTMLEQRRSESVGRLAHALDEFTAQERQALQDALPLLDRLADRL; encoded by the coding sequence ATGGACACGGTTGCACTCGCCGCCGCCCTGCGGCTGGCCATGGGCCGGATCGTGCGCCGACTGCGTCAGGCACACGCGGTCGGCGACGTGACGCTGTCCGGCGTCTCGGTGCTGGCCCGGCTCGCCCGCACCGGCCCGGACTCGCCCGGCGCGCTCGCCGAACTGGAACGGGTCCGGCCGCAGGCGATGGCCAGCACCCTCGCCGGACTCGAACAGCGCGGCCTGGTGCGCCGTACGCCCGACACGGCCGACGGCCGCCGGGCCATCGTCTCGATCACCGACGAGGGACGGACCATGCTGGAACAGCGTCGCTCGGAGTCCGTGGGCCGCCTCGCCCACGCCCTGGACGAGTTCACCGCGCAGGAGCGGCAGGCCCTGCAGGACGCACTGCCCCTGCTCGACCGGCTGGCGGACCGGCTGTGA
- a CDS encoding MFS transporter → MDASIVIISLPAIFRGIGLDPLAAGNIGYLLWMILGYLLVSAVLVVVLGRLGDMFGRVRIYNLGFLVFACASVALSLDPFTAGAGALWLILWRIVQAFGGSMLTANSAAILTDAFPARQRGMALGVNQITALAGQFLGLLAGGLLAEVDWRAVFWVSVPVSVTGTVWSYLSLRETSAGGRGRVDWLGNLTFAAGAGILLAGITYGIQPYGGHPTGWTNPWVLTGLIGGVLLLVAFVRVERRVAEPMFRLSLFRVRAFAAGNLAALLTAIARGGLQFMLIIWLQGIWLPLRGYDFEDTPLWAGIFMLPLTVGFLVAGPVSGYLSDRFGARLFSTAGLLVVAGSFLGLLALPVDFDYGVFATLLLLNGLGQGMFSSPNTSSIMGSVPARYRGVASGMRSTFQNSGTALSIGVFFSLMVSGLAGSLPKTLSSGLQAHGVPAGTAHEVASLPPVSTLFATFLGNNPIGHLLGDGGTLDHLTAAQRATLTGHTFFPGLVSGPFHHGLTIVFGVAAGMALVSALASALRGGHQRADDDTRQTEPERTPENRATDASPRPR, encoded by the coding sequence ATGGACGCCTCCATCGTGATCATCTCGCTGCCCGCCATCTTCCGCGGCATCGGCCTCGACCCGCTCGCCGCCGGCAACATCGGCTATCTGCTGTGGATGATCCTCGGCTATCTGCTGGTCTCGGCCGTCCTGGTGGTCGTCCTCGGCCGGCTCGGCGACATGTTCGGCCGGGTTCGCATCTACAACCTGGGCTTCCTGGTCTTCGCCTGCGCCTCCGTGGCGCTCTCCCTGGACCCCTTCACGGCCGGGGCGGGCGCGCTGTGGCTCATCCTGTGGCGCATCGTGCAGGCCTTCGGCGGCTCCATGCTCACCGCCAACTCGGCCGCCATCCTCACCGACGCCTTCCCGGCCCGGCAGCGCGGCATGGCCCTCGGCGTCAACCAGATCACCGCGCTCGCCGGGCAGTTCCTCGGCCTGCTCGCCGGCGGCCTGCTGGCCGAGGTCGACTGGCGGGCGGTGTTCTGGGTGAGCGTCCCGGTCAGCGTCACCGGCACCGTCTGGTCGTACCTCAGCCTGCGCGAGACCTCGGCCGGCGGCCGCGGCCGCGTCGACTGGCTCGGCAACCTCACCTTCGCCGCAGGCGCCGGCATCCTGCTGGCCGGCATCACCTACGGCATCCAGCCCTACGGCGGCCACCCCACCGGCTGGACCAACCCCTGGGTGCTCACCGGCCTGATCGGCGGGGTGCTCCTGCTGGTGGCGTTCGTCCGCGTCGAGAGGCGCGTGGCCGAGCCGATGTTCCGGCTGTCGCTGTTCCGGGTGCGGGCGTTCGCCGCCGGCAACCTGGCCGCCCTGCTGACCGCGATCGCCCGCGGCGGACTGCAGTTCATGCTGATCATCTGGCTGCAGGGCATCTGGCTGCCGCTGCGCGGCTACGACTTCGAGGACACCCCGCTGTGGGCCGGCATCTTCATGCTGCCGCTCACCGTCGGCTTCCTGGTCGCCGGGCCGGTCTCCGGCTATCTGTCCGACCGGTTCGGCGCCCGCCTGTTCTCCACCGCAGGACTGCTCGTCGTCGCCGGGTCCTTCCTCGGCCTGCTGGCCCTGCCGGTCGACTTCGACTACGGCGTCTTCGCGACGCTGCTGCTGCTCAACGGCCTCGGCCAGGGCATGTTCTCCTCGCCGAACACCTCGTCCATCATGGGCAGCGTGCCGGCCCGCTACCGGGGCGTCGCCTCCGGCATGCGCTCCACCTTCCAGAACTCGGGTACGGCCCTGTCCATCGGCGTCTTCTTCTCGCTGATGGTCTCCGGCCTCGCCGGTTCCCTGCCCAAGACGCTCAGCAGCGGACTGCAGGCGCACGGCGTGCCCGCGGGGACCGCGCACGAGGTGGCCTCGCTGCCGCCGGTCAGCACCCTGTTCGCCACGTTCCTCGGCAACAACCCGATCGGCCATCTGCTCGGCGACGGCGGCACCCTGGACCATCTGACCGCCGCCCAGCGAGCCACCCTGACGGGCCACACCTTCTTCCCCGGGCTGGTCTCCGGGCCCTTCCACCACGGCCTGACCATCGTGTTCGGCGTCGCCGCGGGCATGGCCCTGGTGTCCGCGCTCGCCTCCGCCCTGCGCGGCGGCCACCAGCGCGCCGACGACGACACCCGGCAGACCGAGCCGGAGCGCACGCCGGAGAACCGGGCCACGGACGCCTCGCCCCGGCCGAGGTAG
- a CDS encoding DedA family protein, whose amino-acid sequence MAAPPLPGPLAHLAPLLGHYGYWAVGAVILVEDFGVPAPGETILLAAGVYAGAGRLNIVAVAVIAFAAAVVGDNIGYVIGHLGGRAFVHRWGRYVFLTPKRFQAAEEFFGRHGGKIVTVARFIEGLRQANGIIAGTTGMRWRRFLAFNALGAALWVGLWTTLSYLVGSHITTVYDEVARYQLYVLVAAAVLIAAFAVRHVVRRRRER is encoded by the coding sequence ATGGCCGCCCCACCGCTTCCGGGCCCGCTCGCGCATCTGGCGCCGCTGCTCGGCCACTACGGCTACTGGGCCGTGGGGGCCGTGATCCTGGTGGAGGACTTCGGGGTCCCCGCACCCGGCGAGACGATCCTGCTGGCCGCGGGCGTGTACGCGGGCGCGGGGCGGCTGAACATCGTGGCCGTGGCGGTCATCGCCTTCGCGGCGGCCGTGGTCGGGGACAACATCGGCTATGTGATCGGCCATCTCGGCGGGCGCGCCTTCGTGCACCGGTGGGGGCGGTATGTCTTCCTGACACCCAAGCGGTTCCAGGCCGCCGAGGAGTTCTTCGGCCGGCACGGCGGCAAGATCGTGACCGTGGCCCGGTTCATCGAGGGTCTGCGCCAGGCCAACGGCATCATCGCCGGCACCACGGGCATGCGCTGGCGCCGGTTCCTCGCCTTCAACGCCCTCGGCGCGGCTCTCTGGGTGGGCCTGTGGACCACCCTGTCGTATCTCGTCGGCAGCCACATCACGACCGTCTACGACGAGGTCGCCCGCTACCAGCTCTATGTCCTCGTCGCCGCCGCGGTGCTGATCGCGGCCTTCGCCGTACGGCACGTCGTACGCCGGCGCCGCGAGCGCTGA